The following are encoded in a window of Lichenicola cladoniae genomic DNA:
- a CDS encoding SPOR domain-containing protein: MRKPVAALALVLAIAGCQRKINPAAPVPAPHYVVGSPWQGGGGTWFYPKEQLEYHATGLAIVEQSRPQALTANGEAYDASAVAAAHQTLQLPSVLRVTNLENGRSILVRVNDRGPGAQGRLLALTQGAARLLDIQPGATTRVDLEMDAGLSRRLAEQSPSGPHLDIATAPVEGVQEQMLGAPGSSAPAMQAPVPGHGYAPTTDEARVPDKLPPRLQQARPEPGALWIDAGQFNQRSYADQIGASIGGSVRSDGQGRQIIYSVRVGPFQRTSDADAALDQARRAGVTGAHIIVE, from the coding sequence GTGAGAAAGCCCGTCGCGGCACTGGCCTTGGTTCTCGCCATCGCCGGCTGCCAGCGCAAGATCAACCCGGCCGCGCCGGTTCCTGCGCCTCATTACGTGGTGGGCTCGCCCTGGCAGGGCGGAGGCGGAACCTGGTTCTACCCGAAGGAACAACTCGAGTACCACGCCACCGGCCTGGCCATCGTCGAGCAGTCTCGTCCGCAGGCTCTGACCGCGAACGGCGAAGCCTACGATGCCTCGGCGGTTGCCGCCGCGCACCAGACGCTGCAACTCCCGTCGGTCTTGCGGGTGACCAACCTGGAGAACGGCCGGTCGATCCTGGTCCGGGTCAACGATCGCGGACCGGGCGCACAGGGCAGGTTGCTGGCCCTGACCCAAGGCGCCGCGCGCCTGCTTGACATCCAGCCCGGAGCCACGACCCGCGTCGATCTCGAGATGGATGCCGGGCTCAGCCGCCGTCTGGCGGAGCAGTCTCCATCCGGCCCGCATCTCGACATCGCCACCGCACCGGTCGAGGGCGTCCAGGAACAAATGCTGGGTGCTCCGGGCTCGTCGGCGCCCGCCATGCAGGCTCCGGTTCCAGGGCACGGCTACGCTCCTACGACGGATGAGGCGCGTGTGCCGGACAAGCTGCCGCCGCGCCTGCAGCAGGCAAGACCCGAGCCGGGCGCGTTGTGGATCGACGCCGGGCAGTTCAACCAGCGCAGCTACGCCGACCAGATCGGCGCCAGCATCGGCGGCTCTGTACGGAGCGACGGCCAGGGGCGGCAGATCATCTATAGCGTGCGTGTCGGCCCGTTCCAGCGTACGTCGGATGCGGATGCGGCTCTGGACCAAGCCCGCCGCGCCGGGGTAACCGGTGCGCACATCATCGTCGAATAG
- a CDS encoding D-alanyl-D-alanine carboxypeptidase family protein, giving the protein MNVPSRRILLSGAGSIVVSSSLASGFGALARPRHPVPAHPASKPTPDSDDDSSATDGTAQAGAGSPAETPVGPLDTEARWAFAVDFQTGTVLLQKAADERMPPSSLTKMMTAYIVFGMLKEGRLHLDQMLPVSEKAWRMQGSKMFVPLGSQIAVSDLIRGMLIQSGNDACIVLAEGIAGSEEQFVALMNAKAKTIGLTNSQFRNVTGWPDPDHFMSARDVATLAHRLIADFPDDYHFFSEKDYKFNNINQGNRNVLVDKGLADGLKTGHTDAGGFGLCASSDRGGRRITLVVNGLPSSKARASEGARLLNWAFANFENARVLSRGQVLQTVPVWLGLLPSVTACAAADLVLTVPHGWQNRVKVALDYQSPVTAPIAKGQQVGLITISGAGVTDIQVPLVAVDAVARMGLPARAVAVLKHYLGRS; this is encoded by the coding sequence ATCAACGTGCCTAGCAGAAGGATTTTGCTGAGCGGTGCCGGAAGCATCGTGGTCTCGTCGTCGCTTGCATCCGGTTTCGGGGCGCTGGCGCGACCGCGCCACCCGGTGCCCGCCCATCCCGCATCCAAGCCGACGCCCGATTCCGACGACGACTCGTCCGCGACCGATGGCACCGCACAGGCCGGTGCGGGCTCACCGGCGGAAACGCCCGTCGGCCCGTTGGATACCGAGGCTCGCTGGGCGTTCGCGGTTGATTTCCAGACCGGCACGGTCCTGCTGCAGAAGGCCGCCGACGAGCGCATGCCGCCGTCGTCGCTGACCAAGATGATGACCGCCTACATCGTCTTCGGCATGCTGAAGGAAGGTCGGCTGCATCTCGACCAGATGCTGCCGGTCAGCGAGAAGGCCTGGCGGATGCAGGGCTCGAAGATGTTCGTGCCGCTCGGTAGCCAGATAGCGGTCTCCGACCTGATCCGCGGCATGCTGATCCAGTCGGGCAACGATGCCTGCATCGTGCTGGCCGAAGGCATTGCCGGTTCGGAGGAGCAGTTCGTCGCGTTGATGAACGCAAAGGCGAAAACCATCGGACTGACCAACTCGCAGTTCCGCAACGTCACCGGCTGGCCGGACCCGGACCATTTCATGTCGGCGCGCGACGTGGCGACGCTGGCGCACCGGCTGATCGCCGACTTCCCGGACGACTACCACTTCTTTTCCGAGAAGGATTACAAGTTCAACAACATCAACCAGGGTAACCGAAACGTCCTGGTCGACAAGGGCCTGGCCGACGGGCTCAAGACCGGCCACACCGACGCCGGTGGCTTTGGTCTGTGCGCCAGTTCGGATCGGGGTGGCCGCCGCATCACCCTTGTCGTCAACGGCCTTCCTTCGTCAAAAGCCCGGGCCTCCGAGGGTGCGAGGCTGCTGAACTGGGCATTTGCCAACTTCGAGAATGCGCGTGTGTTGTCACGCGGACAGGTCCTGCAGACCGTTCCCGTCTGGCTCGGGCTGCTACCGTCCGTCACCGCCTGCGCCGCCGCCGATCTTGTGCTTACCGTGCCGCACGGCTGGCAGAACCGGGTCAAAGTGGCGCTCGACTACCAGTCGCCGGTCACGGCCCCGATCGCCAAGGGCCAGCAGGTTGGGCTGATCACCATCTCCGGTGCCGGTGTGACCGACATCCAGGTGCCGCTGGTTGCCGTCGACGCGGTCGCACGCATGGGTCTGCCGGCTCGCGCCGTCGCTGTGCTCAAGCACTATCTGGGCAGGAGTTGA
- the tmk gene encoding dTMP kinase — protein MSGLFITLEGGEGAGKSTQAVLLAEALLARGRKVLRTREPGGSPGAETLRTLLLEGNHALGLRAEVMVHFASRLDHVENTIRPALDAGMVVVCDRFYDSTLAYQGYGLGQGDPGCLSFIDRLIGLVGLAPDLTLLLDLPRDLALARLRQRGTRSDRYERLDEAFHQRVAGGFHEIARQAGTRVVTIPATGSTQQVHEVMLHEVEQRLPA, from the coding sequence TTGAGCGGCCTGTTCATTACGCTCGAGGGCGGCGAGGGCGCAGGCAAATCGACCCAGGCCGTGCTCCTGGCGGAGGCGTTGCTGGCGCGCGGCCGCAAGGTGTTGCGTACCCGAGAGCCCGGTGGATCGCCGGGCGCAGAAACCCTGCGGACGCTCCTGCTCGAGGGCAACCATGCGCTTGGCCTGCGGGCGGAGGTGATGGTCCACTTCGCGTCGAGGCTCGACCATGTCGAAAACACCATCAGGCCCGCGCTCGATGCCGGCATGGTCGTCGTCTGCGACCGCTTTTACGACTCTACGCTTGCCTACCAGGGCTATGGCCTCGGCCAGGGCGATCCGGGGTGCCTCAGCTTTATCGACCGGCTGATCGGGCTGGTCGGGCTGGCGCCGGATCTCACGCTCCTGCTCGATCTCCCGCGCGACCTGGCGCTGGCCCGACTGCGGCAGCGCGGCACGCGGAGCGACCGTTACGAGCGGCTGGATGAAGCGTTTCACCAGCGCGTGGCGGGCGGCTTCCACGAGATCGCTCGGCAGGCAGGAACCCGGGTGGTTACGATTCCGGCGACCGGCAGCACGCAGCAGGTCCACGAGGTCATGTTGCACGAGGTCGAGCAGCGTCTTCCGGCATGA
- a CDS encoding lytic murein transglycosylase translates to MTTRRALTTAMFSAGAVSVCSGAFGRTRAPVRQASGSYAGFLAGVRAEAGSHGVPSSILDQALSLQAPNARVLELDRHQPEFTLTWAQYRTRVISTQKTQGARTGYQANLTLLTDIWQRYRVDPRIVVGIWGLESNFGTRIGSFNVVDALATLAYDGRRASFFRAELMNALRILGNGDVAPARMLGSYAGAMGQPQFMPSSYVRFAVDYTGDGHRDIWTNRADVFASIANYLGKSGWVAGEPWGQAVTLTRQIDPSSAGRQSMRPLARWDQAGVRRSDGSRFSRQDVDGALLLPDGAGGDAFMIYANFNVIRRYNPSDFYALAVGLIGNAAA, encoded by the coding sequence ATGACAACACGCCGTGCCCTTACAACAGCAATGTTCTCCGCAGGGGCCGTTTCGGTCTGTTCCGGAGCCTTCGGACGCACCCGTGCGCCGGTTCGCCAGGCTTCCGGATCCTACGCGGGCTTCCTGGCAGGCGTTCGTGCCGAAGCCGGCAGCCATGGCGTTCCGTCGTCGATTCTCGACCAGGCGCTCTCGTTGCAGGCCCCGAACGCCCGGGTGCTGGAACTCGACAGACATCAGCCCGAGTTCACCTTGACCTGGGCGCAGTACCGGACCCGGGTCATCTCAACCCAGAAGACGCAAGGGGCGCGCACCGGCTATCAGGCAAACCTGACGCTGCTCACCGATATCTGGCAGCGCTACCGGGTCGATCCGCGAATCGTCGTCGGTATCTGGGGGCTGGAGTCCAACTTCGGCACGCGAATCGGCTCCTTCAATGTCGTAGATGCACTCGCGACGCTGGCCTATGACGGGCGCCGGGCCAGCTTCTTCCGCGCCGAGCTGATGAACGCACTCCGTATCCTGGGCAATGGCGACGTGGCGCCGGCCCGGATGCTCGGAAGCTATGCCGGCGCGATGGGGCAGCCGCAATTCATGCCGAGTTCCTATGTCCGGTTCGCGGTCGACTATACCGGCGATGGCCATCGCGACATCTGGACCAACCGCGCCGACGTGTTCGCCTCGATTGCCAACTATCTCGGCAAGAGCGGCTGGGTCGCCGGCGAGCCATGGGGTCAGGCCGTCACCCTGACCCGGCAGATCGACCCGTCCAGCGCCGGTCGCCAGTCGATGCGTCCGCTGGCGCGCTGGGATCAGGCCGGCGTTCGGCGGAGCGACGGTTCGCGGTTTTCGCGGCAGGATGTCGATGGCGCCTTGCTCCTGCCGGACGGTGCGGGCGGCGACGCGTTCATGATCTATGCCAATTTCAACGTGATCAGGCGCTACAACCCATCGGATTTCTATGCATTGGCGGTCGGCCTTATCGGCAACGCCGCCGCGTGA
- the metG gene encoding methionine--tRNA ligase, which yields MTKRYTITTPIYYVNGAPHIGHAYTSIAADVMARWKRLDGHEVFFLTGTDEHGQKVEQAALAAGVAPQEFTDRVSADFRDMARAMNISFDDFIRTTEPRHLDACAALWRRLQDAGHIYLGAYEGWYATRDESFYGEDELVLRADGVRVAPTGAPVEWVTEPSYFFRLSDWQDRLLAFYDAHPDFIGPQARRNEVISFVRQGLKDLSISRTSFRWGVPVPNDPAHVMYVWWDALVNYITALGYPDESNPLWRFWPADLHLVGKEIVRFHAVFWPAFLMAAELPLPKRIYSHGWWTIDGEKMSKSIGNVVDPRALADEFGVDAVRYFLLREVPFGGDGDFSRRALISRLNVELANDLGNLAQRTLSQIARNCDGRLPHRGSVTDDDTVLLNQAEALRRVVRVLIDRQALHEALEEVWKVVRASNGYIDRQAPWALKKTDMARMGSVLRVLVDVLRQVGTVLQPFMPDSMGRLLDQLGVAPGERMLLALDAPLPAGLQLPAPQGIFPRHVEPVVPAVA from the coding sequence ATGACCAAGCGCTATACCATCACGACACCGATCTATTACGTGAACGGCGCGCCGCATATCGGGCACGCCTACACCTCGATCGCGGCCGACGTCATGGCGCGCTGGAAGCGCCTCGACGGGCATGAGGTGTTCTTCCTGACCGGCACCGATGAGCACGGCCAGAAGGTCGAGCAGGCGGCGCTTGCCGCCGGCGTGGCGCCGCAGGAGTTCACCGACCGGGTCTCCGCGGACTTCCGCGACATGGCGCGGGCGATGAACATCTCGTTCGATGACTTCATCCGCACCACCGAGCCACGTCATCTCGATGCCTGTGCGGCGCTGTGGCGCCGGCTGCAGGATGCCGGCCACATTTATCTCGGCGCCTACGAGGGCTGGTACGCCACCAGGGACGAGAGCTTCTATGGCGAGGACGAGCTGGTCCTGCGTGCCGACGGCGTTCGCGTGGCGCCGACCGGCGCGCCGGTCGAGTGGGTGACGGAGCCGTCCTACTTCTTCCGCCTCTCGGATTGGCAGGACCGCCTTCTGGCGTTCTACGATGCTCATCCTGACTTCATCGGCCCGCAGGCGCGGCGCAACGAGGTGATCAGCTTCGTGCGCCAGGGACTGAAGGACCTGTCGATCAGCCGCACCAGTTTCCGCTGGGGCGTGCCGGTTCCGAATGACCCGGCCCACGTCATGTATGTCTGGTGGGATGCGCTGGTGAACTACATCACCGCACTCGGCTATCCGGACGAGAGCAACCCGCTCTGGCGCTTCTGGCCCGCCGACCTGCACCTGGTCGGCAAGGAGATCGTGCGGTTCCACGCGGTGTTCTGGCCGGCCTTCCTGATGGCCGCCGAGTTGCCGCTGCCGAAGCGGATCTATTCGCATGGCTGGTGGACCATCGACGGCGAGAAGATGAGCAAGTCGATCGGTAACGTGGTGGACCCGCGGGCGCTGGCGGACGAGTTCGGCGTCGATGCGGTCCGCTATTTCCTGCTGCGTGAGGTGCCGTTCGGTGGTGACGGCGATTTCAGCCGCCGCGCCCTGATCTCGCGCCTCAACGTCGAACTCGCCAACGACCTCGGCAATCTGGCGCAGCGCACCCTGTCGCAGATCGCCCGCAACTGCGACGGCAGGCTGCCGCATCGCGGATCGGTCACCGACGACGACACGGTCCTGCTCAACCAGGCCGAGGCGCTGCGCCGGGTGGTCCGTGTGCTGATCGACCGCCAGGCGCTGCACGAGGCGCTCGAGGAAGTCTGGAAGGTGGTCCGCGCCTCCAATGGCTATATCGACCGGCAGGCGCCGTGGGCGCTCAAGAAAACCGACATGGCCCGGATGGGCTCGGTGCTGCGCGTGCTGGTGGACGTGCTGCGCCAGGTCGGCACCGTGCTGCAGCCGTTCATGCCGGACAGCATGGGCCGGCTGCTCGACCAGCTCGGGGTGGCGCCGGGGGAACGGATGCTGCTTGCCCTGGATGCGCCGCTGCCGGCCGGGTTGCAGCTGCCGGCCCCGCAGGGGATCTTTCCACGTCATGTCGAGCCCGTGGTTCCGGCCGTCGCCTGA
- a CDS encoding DNA polymerase III subunit delta', which produces MTALTLLPPREQDWLIGHETAERTLMSAARTGRLHHAWLITGPVGIGKATLAFRFARWLLSGPERRAGDDLFVDRADRVFRRVAAGSHSDLITVARSFDEKKQRFRGEIVVEDVRPIGDLLRRTAAEGGWRVVIIDGVEFLNRNASNALLKLLEEPPPHTVLLLVCASPGRLLPTIRSRCRALRLDVLDDASMMKVLGRTLPDREHADREVLASLAHGSPGQALVLASEGGIALDELVREALASRTSGSRAYQMVDAVNRQEGGFATFLTLLGDAISREVRDAARGNAASDRASDNDISVWQQIRHVQDETERFNLDKRQALLSSLDLLRSLS; this is translated from the coding sequence ATGACCGCACTAACCCTGTTGCCCCCCAGGGAGCAGGACTGGTTGATCGGCCACGAGACGGCCGAACGCACGCTGATGTCGGCGGCGCGGACTGGACGGCTGCATCATGCCTGGCTGATCACCGGCCCGGTCGGGATCGGCAAGGCGACGCTGGCCTTCCGGTTCGCGCGCTGGCTCCTGTCCGGACCGGAGCGGCGAGCCGGCGACGACCTGTTCGTGGACAGGGCCGATCGGGTGTTCCGCCGCGTCGCCGCGGGCAGCCATTCCGACCTGATCACCGTGGCACGCAGCTTCGACGAAAAAAAGCAGCGGTTCCGCGGCGAGATCGTCGTCGAGGACGTCCGCCCGATCGGCGACCTGCTGCGCCGCACTGCGGCCGAAGGCGGCTGGCGCGTGGTGATTATCGACGGGGTCGAGTTCCTCAATCGCAATGCCTCCAACGCGCTGCTCAAGCTGCTCGAGGAGCCGCCGCCGCACACCGTATTATTGCTTGTCTGCGCGTCGCCGGGCCGGTTGCTGCCGACCATCCGGAGCCGATGCCGCGCGCTGCGCCTGGACGTGCTCGACGATGCAAGCATGATGAAGGTGCTCGGGCGCACGCTCCCCGATCGCGAGCACGCCGACCGCGAGGTGCTGGCATCGCTGGCGCACGGATCGCCGGGCCAGGCCCTGGTGCTGGCCAGTGAGGGCGGGATCGCACTCGACGAACTGGTCCGCGAGGCGCTTGCCTCGCGCACGTCCGGCAGCCGCGCATACCAGATGGTCGATGCCGTCAACCGGCAGGAAGGTGGTTTCGCGACCTTTCTCACGCTGCTCGGCGATGCCATATCAAGGGAGGTCCGCGATGCGGCGCGTGGAAACGCCGCCTCCGACCGGGCGTCCGACAACGACATCTCGGTCTGGCAGCAGATCCGTCACGTGCAGGACGAGACCGAACGGTTCAACCTGGACAAGCGGCAGGCGCTGCTGTCGAGCCTGGACCTGCTGCGCAGCCTTTCGTAA